Proteins encoded in a region of the Paenibacillus pedocola genome:
- the rpsR gene encoding 30S ribosomal protein S18 produces the protein MAFKQREGGDNDKRPARRGGRNKRKKVCYFTVNKITHIDYKDTELLKKFISERGKILPRRVTGTSAKYQRALTIAVKRSRQIALLPYTTE, from the coding sequence ATGGCTTTCAAACAAAGAGAAGGCGGAGACAACGACAAAAGACCGGCACGTCGTGGTGGACGCAACAAGCGCAAAAAAGTGTGCTACTTCACTGTGAACAAAATTACTCACATTGATTATAAAGACACTGAGCTTCTTAAGAAGTTCATCAGCGAACGCGGAAAGATTTTGCCGCGTCGTGTAACTGGTACAAGTGCAAAATACCAACGCGCTCTGACCATTGCTGTAAAACGCTCGCGTCAAATCGCGCTGCTGCCTTACACAACGGAATAG
- the ssb gene encoding single-stranded DNA-binding protein, whose amino-acid sequence MLNRIILIGRLTRDPELRYTPAGVAVTQFTLAVDRNFTGQNGEREADFIPVVTWRQLAETCANYLRKGRLAAVEGRIQVRNYENNEGKRVYVTEVIADNVRFLESSQNREGGNAPSGGNVPEEPSYGGGGNSGRGNNNNFSRSNNNQDPFSGDGKPIDISDDDLPF is encoded by the coding sequence TTGTTGAACCGTATCATTCTGATCGGTCGGTTGACCCGTGACCCGGAACTTCGTTATACTCCCGCTGGTGTTGCCGTAACGCAGTTTACGCTTGCCGTAGACCGCAACTTTACGGGCCAGAACGGTGAACGCGAAGCGGACTTCATCCCGGTAGTAACCTGGAGACAGCTGGCTGAGACCTGTGCCAATTACTTGCGCAAAGGGCGTCTGGCAGCCGTAGAAGGCCGCATCCAAGTACGGAATTACGAGAATAACGAAGGTAAACGCGTATACGTTACTGAAGTTATTGCCGATAATGTCCGTTTCCTGGAATCCTCGCAGAATCGTGAAGGTGGCAATGCGCCAAGTGGCGGAAATGTACCCGAAGAACCATCCTATGGTGGCGGCGGTAACAGCGGACGCGGAAATAACAACAATTTCTCGCGCAGCAACAATAATCAAGATCCTTTTTCAGGCGATGGAAAACCGATCGATATATCGGACGATGATTTGCCATTTTAA
- the rpsF gene encoding 30S ribosomal protein S6, which produces MRKYEVMYIIRPDIEQEAVQAAVEKFQGVISNGGEITKHDVQGKRRLAYEIKKFRDGVYVLVNFTAEPAVVTELERLMKISDEVIRYLITNDVA; this is translated from the coding sequence ATGCGCAAATATGAAGTCATGTACATTATTCGTCCTGACATTGAACAAGAAGCCGTTCAAGCAGCAGTCGAAAAATTCCAAGGCGTCATCTCCAACGGCGGAGAAATTACAAAGCACGATGTGCAAGGTAAACGCCGTCTTGCGTATGAGATCAAGAAATTCCGTGATGGCGTTTATGTTTTGGTTAACTTTACTGCAGAACCTGCAGTAGTTACTGAACTCGAGCGTCTCATGAAGATTTCCGACGAAGTTATTCGTTATCTCATTACGAACGACGTTGCCTAA
- a CDS encoding YjzC family protein has translation MGEQTEYEKGDKAPNPGVYTEVGEARSFHTQITNPKRITMEKGDTFPETTNKDRKWKKVEKARVH, from the coding sequence ATGGGTGAACAAACAGAATATGAAAAAGGCGACAAAGCACCAAACCCGGGAGTCTATACAGAAGTAGGAGAAGCCCGCAGCTTCCACACCCAAATTACGAATCCAAAACGCATCACGATGGAAAAGGGAGATACCTTCCCTGAGACCACAAACAAGGACCGCAAGTGGAAAAAGGTTGAAAAAGCCCGGGTTCATTAA
- a CDS encoding DUF951 domain-containing protein, whose protein sequence is MERKVFQLGDIVQMKKPHPCGTNEMEIIRMGMDIRIKCVGCQHSVLIPRAKFEKNLKKVLRSKEEGLQNN, encoded by the coding sequence ATGGAACGGAAGGTTTTTCAATTAGGGGATATTGTTCAGATGAAGAAGCCCCATCCCTGCGGAACCAATGAAATGGAGATCATCCGGATGGGGATGGATATTCGGATCAAATGCGTTGGCTGCCAGCACAGTGTGCTAATCCCCCGCGCCAAATTCGAGAAAAACCTGAAAAAGGTGCTGCGCTCAAAAGAAGAGGGCTTACAAAATAATTAA
- a CDS encoding mechanosensitive ion channel family protein, protein MNKWLLEAESSDNAVEQVVHFKDKVWEWVTDANMWANVLFSGLRILLIIVLTRVIIKVVYQIIDRSMERETRGRLLANSRRFSTVGGLLKNVVTVICNFVMIMLILSEFNFNLGPLLAGAGVVGLAIGFGAQSLVKDVITGFFIIFEDQFAVGDVIQTGTYKGTVEMIGLRTTRLLSTTGEVHIIPNGTIVNVTNYSLANALAVVDVPVKIERGLETTLALIGEALQGIEERNENILAYPNILGIQSMNTSEYVIRVAANCQPNARDAAQRQIQSDIKQALEKQTALEEAEAERKARELEAQAEEAASAVGAIPRRQVAAAQEGEKGEN, encoded by the coding sequence ATGAATAAATGGCTATTGGAGGCGGAATCGTCTGATAATGCTGTAGAGCAGGTGGTCCACTTCAAAGATAAAGTGTGGGAATGGGTTACGGATGCAAATATGTGGGCGAACGTGCTTTTTTCAGGTCTGAGGATTTTGCTAATCATTGTTCTGACCCGGGTTATTATTAAGGTCGTTTACCAAATTATCGACCGCTCGATGGAACGCGAAACCAGGGGCAGATTACTGGCAAACAGCCGCCGTTTCTCTACCGTAGGCGGGCTTCTGAAAAATGTGGTTACGGTCATATGTAATTTTGTCATGATTATGCTGATTCTTTCCGAATTCAATTTCAATCTTGGGCCGCTGCTGGCCGGAGCCGGTGTTGTTGGTCTGGCTATCGGTTTCGGAGCGCAGAGTTTGGTCAAGGATGTAATTACCGGATTCTTTATCATTTTTGAGGATCAGTTCGCAGTAGGTGACGTGATTCAGACGGGAACCTATAAAGGAACCGTAGAAATGATCGGTCTCAGAACGACCAGGCTGCTCAGCACTACAGGCGAGGTTCATATTATCCCTAACGGCACGATAGTTAACGTAACGAATTATTCTCTGGCTAATGCCTTGGCTGTGGTGGATGTGCCGGTGAAGATTGAGCGGGGACTTGAAACTACACTTGCTCTAATCGGCGAAGCGTTACAGGGGATCGAAGAGCGGAATGAAAACATACTGGCTTATCCGAATATACTGGGGATTCAATCCATGAATACCTCTGAATATGTAATTCGTGTAGCGGCTAATTGCCAGCCTAATGCCAGAGACGCAGCGCAGCGGCAGATCCAAAGCGATATTAAGCAAGCGCTGGAGAAACAGACGGCACTTGAAGAGGCGGAGGCAGAGCGGAAGGCCCGTGAGCTTGAAGCACAGGCCGAAGAGGCGGCAAGTGCTGTCGGTGCTATTCCGCGAAGACAGGTCGCTGCTGCTCAAGAGGGAGAAAAGGGGGAGAACTGA
- a CDS encoding DUF3343 domain-containing protein, with protein sequence MEEELLIAFDSTQQALRAEMLLEYAEIEIDIFPTPKEITAGCAMSIQFFKADLIGVRKLIAEQNVEIRGIFSKNGEGSGYIEVE encoded by the coding sequence ATGGAGGAAGAGCTGCTGATTGCATTTGACTCTACGCAGCAGGCGCTGCGCGCAGAAATGCTGCTTGAATATGCGGAAATCGAAATCGATATCTTCCCGACTCCCAAAGAAATTACCGCAGGGTGCGCGATGTCGATCCAATTTTTTAAAGCTGATCTCATTGGAGTCCGTAAACTGATTGCCGAACAGAATGTTGAAATCCGCGGGATATTCAGTAAGAATGGAGAGGGCAGCGGCTACATAGAGGTAGAATAA
- the yyaC gene encoding spore protease YyaC, producing MNFSSQAVPLPEPSCLKISHADPNIYSAIMHRLLFHFSRTRPDTPIVIVCVGTDRSTGDSLGPLVGTALARFHSPLFHLYGTLDEPVHAVNLEETLTLIHNQYNNPFIIGIDACLGHSASVGCIQVVDGPLRPGAGVNKQLPPVGDIHLTGIVNVGGFMEYFVLQNTRLSLVMRLSDIIAVSLYSALKQWKLHAKSAAALEQ from the coding sequence ATGAATTTCTCTTCTCAAGCTGTACCGCTGCCAGAGCCGTCTTGTTTAAAAATATCACATGCTGATCCTAACATCTACTCGGCGATCATGCACCGTTTGCTTTTCCATTTTTCGCGTACCCGTCCGGATACTCCAATTGTGATTGTCTGTGTAGGCACGGACCGCTCTACCGGTGACTCCCTTGGCCCTTTGGTCGGTACGGCGTTAGCACGCTTTCATAGTCCCTTGTTCCATCTTTACGGAACACTGGACGAGCCTGTACACGCCGTGAATCTGGAAGAGACTTTGACTCTAATTCACAATCAATATAATAATCCCTTTATCATTGGCATTGATGCCTGTCTGGGGCACTCCGCCAGTGTCGGCTGCATCCAGGTCGTGGATGGCCCGCTGCGCCCCGGAGCTGGCGTGAATAAACAGCTGCCTCCAGTCGGAGATATCCACCTGACCGGTATTGTAAATGTCGGCGGATTTATGGAGTATTTTGTATTGCAGAATACCCGGCTGAGTCTTGTCATGCGTCTATCTGACATTATTGCCGTCAGCCTCTATTCCGCATTAAAACAATGGAAGCTCCATGCTAAATCTGCTGCAGCGCTAGAGCAATAA
- a CDS encoding DUF4446 family protein — MSELNQIISEQLSLVVFAAAVILLVLVIIQIVQGSKLRKMRRKYEAMMSGNGVEDLESLLIDLKNQSEMLEEGQREHKALIEAAQTKMRGMKSKVAMKRYNAFGERGNDLSFSMAIIDDSSSGVVLTSLHNRENSYIYSKPLEGGTSQYPLSPEEKEVIALALQQI; from the coding sequence ATGTCAGAGTTGAATCAAATAATAAGTGAACAGTTGTCATTAGTTGTATTTGCTGCTGCTGTTATTCTATTGGTGCTGGTAATTATCCAGATTGTTCAGGGTAGCAAGCTGCGTAAAATGCGGCGCAAATACGAAGCAATGATGAGCGGGAACGGTGTCGAGGATCTGGAAAGCCTGCTGATTGATCTCAAAAATCAGAGCGAAATGCTTGAAGAAGGGCAGCGTGAACACAAGGCGTTAATTGAAGCGGCACAGACTAAAATGCGCGGCATGAAATCAAAAGTTGCGATGAAGCGGTATAACGCATTCGGTGAACGCGGAAATGACTTGAGCTTTTCAATGGCAATTATTGATGACAGTAGCAGTGGTGTGGTATTAACAAGCCTGCACAACCGCGAAAATTCATATATATACTCCAAACCGCTGGAAGGCGGAACTTCCCAGTACCCGCTTTCACCGGAGGAGAAGGAAGTTATTGCTCTAGCGCTGCAGCAGATTTAG
- a CDS encoding aminotransferase class V-fold PLP-dependent enzyme — MEPLVYLDHAATSWPKPPEVAVAMMEALEHSGANAGRGNHSLAIGTGRVLVRARALLAELFAISNAQDIAFTHNTTMGLNMAIKGTLQPGHHVISTMTEHNSVRRPLEYLRRTMGVEVDYLRVDKEGQINLQELNKLFKPNTKMVICNHSSNLLGSILPIGDIGDIVKANGAVFLVDAAQSAGSLDINVKEMNIDLLAFPGHKGLLGPQGTGGLYISPELDLEPLMLGGTGSQSENSEQPAVRPDRYEAGTQNAVGIAGLLAGVKIIKSLGTQNIHHQEWMLTQKMMEGLSAIPGLRLLGPVIGAPRSGIVSFTIEGQESADIAHRLDRGYNIAVRAGMHCTPLAHQAVDTLESGAVRASVGVSSTEQDINRLLDAMAELYGRNGSR, encoded by the coding sequence ATGGAGCCACTGGTATATCTGGATCATGCGGCAACATCCTGGCCTAAGCCGCCAGAGGTGGCTGTGGCGATGATGGAAGCACTGGAACACTCGGGGGCTAATGCCGGGCGCGGCAACCACTCGCTGGCTATAGGGACGGGCAGGGTGCTTGTGAGAGCGCGCGCCTTGCTGGCTGAATTATTTGCAATATCAAATGCGCAGGATATTGCCTTTACCCACAATACAACGATGGGGCTAAATATGGCCATTAAGGGTACACTTCAACCAGGGCATCATGTGATATCGACGATGACTGAACACAATTCTGTACGCAGGCCACTAGAGTATTTGCGCCGGACAATGGGGGTAGAGGTTGATTATTTGCGGGTCGATAAAGAGGGACAAATCAATCTGCAGGAATTGAATAAGCTCTTTAAACCTAATACTAAAATGGTGATCTGCAATCATAGCTCGAATCTGCTTGGCAGCATACTGCCGATTGGGGACATAGGCGATATCGTCAAAGCAAATGGTGCTGTTTTTCTGGTTGATGCAGCCCAAAGTGCCGGTTCACTGGATATCAATGTGAAAGAGATGAACATTGATTTGCTTGCTTTTCCAGGACATAAGGGCTTGCTCGGTCCCCAAGGAACAGGAGGGCTCTATATTTCGCCTGAGCTTGATCTGGAGCCTTTGATGCTCGGGGGAACCGGCAGCCAATCCGAAAACAGTGAACAACCGGCGGTGCGACCGGACCGCTATGAGGCAGGAACACAGAATGCAGTGGGCATAGCCGGACTGCTCGCCGGTGTGAAAATCATTAAATCTCTGGGCACACAAAATATCCATCATCAGGAATGGATGTTGACGCAGAAAATGATGGAGGGATTGTCGGCAATTCCTGGGTTAAGGCTGCTTGGTCCTGTCATCGGCGCTCCGCGGAGCGGAATTGTTTCTTTTACAATCGAGGGACAGGAATCTGCAGATATTGCACACCGGCTGGACCGGGGATACAACATAGCTGTACGGGCTGGAATGCACTGCACGCCATTAGCTCATCAAGCCGTTGATACACTGGAGAGCGGAGCTGTTCGGGCGAGTGTTGGTGTAAGCTCAACAGAACAAGACATTAACAGATTGCTGGATGCCATGGCTGAGTTATATGGCCGGAACGGCAGCAGATAA
- a CDS encoding ParB/RepB/Spo0J family partition protein — MSKRLGKGLDALIPSLSINEDDKVVEIPLGQLRANPYQPRKDFNEEAIQELAESIRQHGVIQPIIVRSVLKGYEIIAGERRFRASQYCGKATIPAVVRSLSDQQVMEIALIENLQRENLNAMEVAVAYQGLMDQFSLTQEELSLKVGKSRSHIANFLRLLTLPEEVKDYVSRGTISMGHARAIVALKDSETVKQLAEQCVEQQWSVRQLEEVVKNIDRKPTAGVKAKIVKRDPYIDNVEEGLRERFKTTVKIKQGKDKGKIEINYYSAQDLERLLELLGN, encoded by the coding sequence ATGAGTAAGCGTTTAGGGAAAGGTCTAGATGCATTAATTCCATCCTTGTCGATCAACGAAGATGACAAGGTTGTGGAGATACCTTTGGGTCAGTTGCGGGCTAATCCATATCAGCCGCGCAAGGATTTCAATGAAGAAGCAATTCAAGAACTGGCCGAGTCCATAAGGCAACATGGAGTCATCCAGCCGATTATTGTCCGCAGCGTGTTAAAGGGATATGAAATTATCGCCGGTGAACGCAGATTCCGTGCGTCACAATATTGTGGAAAAGCAACAATTCCTGCTGTTGTGCGAAGTTTGAGTGATCAACAGGTGATGGAAATTGCCCTGATTGAAAACCTGCAGCGTGAAAATCTGAATGCGATGGAAGTTGCAGTTGCATACCAAGGCTTAATGGATCAGTTCTCACTGACTCAAGAGGAATTATCTCTGAAGGTAGGCAAGTCGAGATCACATATTGCAAATTTTTTGCGGCTGCTCACTTTGCCGGAGGAAGTTAAAGATTATGTTTCACGTGGAACAATTTCGATGGGTCATGCCCGGGCAATTGTGGCGCTGAAAGATTCCGAGACTGTAAAACAGCTGGCCGAACAATGTGTGGAACAGCAATGGAGTGTAAGGCAACTGGAAGAGGTAGTGAAGAATATTGACCGTAAACCAACTGCTGGAGTGAAAGCGAAAATCGTTAAACGTGATCCATACATTGATAATGTAGAAGAAGGGTTACGTGAAAGATTCAAAACCACGGTGAAAATTAAGCAAGGTAAAGACAAAGGGAAAATCGAGATCAACTACTATAGTGCCCAAGACTTGGAAAGACTGCTCGAACTATTGGGGAACTGA
- a CDS encoding ParA family protein, producing the protein MSKIIAIANQKGGVGKTTTSVNLGAGMATLGRRVLLVDIDPQGNTTSGVGVNKADVANCIYDILINEANPQETILQTQIEGLDIIPATIQLAGAEIELVSTISRELKLKKALNAVKSNYDYIIIDCPPSLGILTINSLTAADSVIIPIQCEYYALEGLSQLLNTVRLVQKNLNTHLKIEGVLLTMLDARTNLGIQVIEEVKKYFQEKVYRTIIPRNVRLSEAPSHGQSIITYDTRSKGAEVYLELAKEVISYE; encoded by the coding sequence GTGTCCAAGATTATTGCCATAGCAAATCAAAAAGGCGGCGTTGGTAAAACGACAACCTCCGTGAACCTGGGTGCCGGAATGGCTACTTTGGGGAGAAGAGTGCTTCTTGTCGATATCGATCCGCAAGGCAACACTACAAGCGGCGTTGGCGTCAACAAAGCGGATGTAGCAAATTGCATTTACGATATACTTATTAATGAGGCTAACCCTCAAGAAACAATTCTACAGACACAGATCGAAGGACTCGATATTATCCCGGCTACGATTCAATTAGCAGGTGCTGAAATCGAATTAGTGTCGACGATCTCCAGAGAACTGAAACTCAAAAAAGCGCTCAATGCGGTGAAAAGTAATTATGATTACATCATCATCGATTGCCCGCCTTCTCTCGGTATTCTTACTATTAATTCACTCACTGCGGCAGATTCGGTCATTATTCCAATACAGTGTGAGTACTATGCGCTGGAGGGGCTCAGCCAATTGCTCAATACAGTGCGTTTAGTACAAAAAAATCTTAATACTCATCTGAAAATTGAGGGAGTACTGCTGACCATGCTTGATGCCCGGACGAATCTGGGGATTCAAGTTATTGAAGAGGTTAAAAAGTATTTCCAGGAGAAGGTATATAGAACGATTATCCCCCGTAATGTTCGTCTTAGCGAAGCTCCTTCGCATGGACAATCTATTATTACGTATGATACCCGTTCCAAAGGAGCAGAAGTGTACTTAGAGTTGGCAAAGGAAGTGATCTCTTATGAGTAA
- the noc gene encoding nucleoid occlusion protein — protein sequence MKEQFTKLFGFTERSSGEEIKQIPVHEVISSPYQPRTIFDDEKIDELCQTIKTHGVIQPIVVRVRDSLYEIIAGERRWRAVKKLGLETIPAIVREFNDSQAASIALIENLQREGLTSIEEAIAYQKLIDLHQLTQESLAQRLGKSQSTIANKIRLLQLPEQVKTALMERQITERHARSLLSLDSVEMQLKVLAEIIAKGLNVKQTEARIAFYKAVNQTKKSKRVSYTKDVRLALNTIRQSIDMVSGSGMEIKTSENDRGDHYEIVIQIPKR from the coding sequence ATGAAAGAACAATTCACCAAGCTTTTTGGATTTACCGAGCGGAGCAGCGGAGAAGAGATCAAACAGATCCCGGTTCATGAGGTAATCAGCAGTCCTTATCAACCACGGACAATTTTTGATGATGAGAAGATAGACGAGCTATGTCAGACCATCAAAACTCACGGAGTTATTCAACCCATCGTTGTGCGAGTGCGTGATTCTTTGTATGAGATTATCGCTGGTGAACGGCGTTGGCGTGCGGTTAAGAAGCTCGGCTTGGAGACCATTCCGGCCATTGTTCGTGAGTTCAATGATTCTCAGGCTGCATCCATTGCATTAATAGAAAATTTGCAGCGCGAAGGTTTGACCTCTATTGAGGAAGCTATTGCTTATCAGAAATTGATTGATCTTCATCAATTGACTCAAGAAAGCTTGGCACAGCGGTTAGGGAAAAGCCAATCCACGATCGCAAATAAGATTCGCCTCCTGCAGCTGCCTGAGCAAGTTAAGACAGCCCTCATGGAACGACAGATCACAGAGAGACATGCTCGTTCCTTGTTATCTCTGGACAGTGTGGAAATGCAGCTGAAAGTGCTCGCTGAGATTATCGCCAAGGGCTTGAATGTCAAGCAGACCGAAGCTCGCATTGCCTTTTACAAAGCTGTTAACCAGACAAAAAAATCAAAACGGGTTTCCTACACCAAGGACGTTCGTCTAGCGCTTAATACAATTCGTCAATCCATTGATATGGTATCAGGCTCAGGGATGGAGATAAAGACCTCGGAAAATGACCGCGGCGACCATTATGAGATTGTGATTCAGATCCCAAAACGATAA